Proteins from one Impatiens glandulifera chromosome 2, dImpGla2.1, whole genome shotgun sequence genomic window:
- the LOC124925070 gene encoding protein NODULATION SIGNALING PATHWAY 2-like, which produces MAMLIDDTVGNFDFYSGGGGETTSTISSSSSEGRNWGDWSPLVDWDALRGGNEDFHDLIDSLIDHGAGAGAGYIHSDGYSNSLSPDTDMMTIDADEEPATEDSKGLRLVHLLMAAAEALAGANKSRDLAKVILVRLKELASPADGSNMERLAAYFTDALYSLLEGTGGSHGKRVVLHTGGGGLLYNRDPDVLAAFQLLQDMSPYVKFGHFTANQAILEAVVNDRKVHILDYDIMEGIQWPSLMQALVSRKDNSPPPTHLRITAISHGGSARRSIGTVQETGRRLVSFAASIGLPFSFHQCRLDSEEGFRPSSVKLVKGEALVVNCMLHLPHFNYRSSKSVGSFLSGAKTLNPKLMTMVEEEMGSGGGGGDGGFVGRFVDSLHYYSALYDSLEAGLLPVRGQSASRALVERVFMGPRIVAAVARIYKSGCEGEEVEEGSSGSGSWLLGIGYKPVCFSFSNHCQAKLLLGLFNDGYGVEELAKNRIALGWKSRRLLSASIWTSSSYT; this is translated from the coding sequence ATGGCTATGTTGATCGATGATACTGTcggaaattttgatttttatagcggcggcggcggcgagaCCACAAGCACCATATCATCCTCTTCCTCGGAGGGCCGCAACTGGGGTGATTGGTCTCCCTTAGTGGACTGGGACGCTCTTCGCGGCGGCAATGAGGACTTCCATGATCTCATTGACTCTTTGATCGATCATGGTGCCGGTGCCGGTGCCGGCTACATCCATTCGGATGGGTACAGCAATTCACTTTCGCCGGACACGGACATGATGACAATAGATGCCGACGAGGAGCCAGCTACGGAGGATTCAAAGGGTCTGCGGCTGGTCCATCTCCTGATGGCAGCGGCTGAGGCTCTAGCAGGGGCTAATAAGAGCCGTGATCTGGCGAAAGTGATATTGGTTCGGCTCAAGGAGTTAGCTTCACCAGCTGACGGATCAAACATGGAACGGCTAGCAGCGTATTTTACCGATGCTCTGTATTCGTTGCTAGAAGGCACCGGTGGGTCACATGGGAAGCGTGTCGTTCTTCACACGGGTGGTGGCGGGTTGTTGTATAATCGCGATCCTGATGTTCTTGCTGCGTTTCAGCTTCTTCAAGACATGTCACCGTATGTTAAATTCGGGCATTTCACGGCTAATCAGGCAATATTGGAGGCCGTAGTGAATGATCGAAAGGTTCATATTTTAGACTATGACATAATGGAGGGAATCCAATGGCCTTCGTTGATGCAAGCATTGGTTTCCAGGAAGGATAATAGCCCACCACCCACCCATCTCCGTATCACGGCGATATCACACGGCGGAAGTGCCCGGCGATCGATTGGGACCGTTCAAGAAACAGGGCGGCGGTTAGTTTCTTTTGCAGCGTCGATCGGCCTTCCATTTTCTTTCCACCAATGTAGACTTGATTCAGAGGAAGGATTCCGGCCATCATCGGTGAAGCTTGTAAAGGGAGAAGCTTTAGTAGTGAATTGCATGTTACACTTGCCGCATTTCAATTACCGGTCGTCGAAATCAGTTGGGTCTTTTTTGTCCGGAGCGAAAACCCTAAATCCGAAATTGATGACGATGGTGGAAGAAGAGATGGGatccggcggcggcggcggcgacggGGGATTCGTCGGAAGGTTCGTTGACTCGTTGCATTATTACTCGGCGCTGTACGACTCGCTGGAGGCCGGTTTATTACCGGTGAGAGGGCAGAGCGCGAGCAGAGCATTGGTGGAGCGGGTTTTCATGGGGCCTCGGATAGTGGCGGCGGTGGCCCGAATTTATAAATCGGGTTGTGAAGGGGAGGAAGTGGAGGAAGGGTCGAGTGGGTCGGGTTCTTGGTTGTTGGGTATCGGGTATAAACCGGTTTGTTTTAGCTTCTCGAATCATTGTCAAGCTAAATTGTTGCTTGGGTTGTTTAACGACGGGTATGGTGTGGAAGAATTGGCGAAGAATAGGATTGCTTTGGGATGGAAATCTCGCCGTCTATTGTCTGCCTCTATTTGGACATCGTCATCTTacacttaa